A window from Enterocloster bolteae encodes these proteins:
- the pstC gene encoding phosphate ABC transporter permease subunit PstC yields MRAETFSIRSCHGSKSTVEKAAQGIFTACGFFAVLAVASITLYMLISGTPALFKVGLLEILFGTVWQPAAASPSFGILFVILTSIVGTFLAILIGVPIGVMTAIFLAEVAPKRLSDMVRPAVELLAGIPSVIYGLLGILILNPLMYKMELILFKGSETHQFTGGANLISAVLVLALMILPTVINISESALRSVPAHLKSASLALGATKIQTIFQVIVPAAKSGIITAVVLGTGRAIGEAMAISLVSGSSVNLPLPFSSVRFLTTAIVSEMGYASGLHRQVLFTIGLVLFAFIMIINISLTRILKRGGNRNDK; encoded by the coding sequence ATGAGAGCGGAGACATTTTCCATACGATCCTGTCATGGCAGCAAGTCCACCGTCGAAAAAGCTGCACAGGGCATCTTTACTGCCTGCGGCTTTTTCGCCGTATTGGCTGTTGCCTCCATCACACTGTATATGCTTATCAGCGGTACGCCTGCGCTGTTTAAAGTGGGGCTGCTGGAAATTTTGTTTGGGACCGTGTGGCAGCCCGCAGCCGCATCCCCCAGCTTCGGTATACTGTTTGTCATACTGACCTCCATCGTGGGAACCTTTCTGGCAATTCTGATTGGAGTTCCTATCGGCGTCATGACGGCCATATTCCTGGCGGAGGTAGCCCCCAAACGGCTGAGCGACATGGTCCGTCCGGCGGTAGAGCTTCTGGCTGGAATCCCCTCTGTCATATACGGCCTGCTGGGAATCCTGATTCTTAACCCCCTGATGTACAAAATGGAACTGATACTGTTTAAAGGGTCTGAAACACATCAGTTTACCGGCGGAGCCAATCTGATATCAGCTGTGCTGGTATTGGCCCTGATGATTCTTCCCACGGTCATAAACATCAGCGAATCTGCCCTCAGGTCTGTGCCGGCCCATCTAAAGAGCGCGTCCCTGGCTCTGGGCGCCACAAAGATACAGACCATATTCCAGGTAATTGTGCCTGCGGCCAAATCTGGTATCATAACAGCCGTTGTGCTGGGTACAGGCAGGGCAATCGGTGAAGCCATGGCCATCAGCCTTGTGTCGGGAAGCTCCGTAAACCTGCCCCTTCCCTTTAGCTCTGTACGTTTCCTCACTACAGCCATTGTATCGGAGATGGGGTATGCCTCGGGACTTCACAGACAGGTGCTTTTCACCATCGGCCTGGTACTGTTTGCATTCATTATGATTATCAACATAAGCCTGACCAGGATTTTAAAGAGAGGGGGAAACAGGAATGACAAATGA
- a CDS encoding phosphotransferase enzyme family protein, producing MSGEMDKHILKEAAAAFATDGEAVSCQRYGSGHINDTFRLICEKHPYILQRMNTDIFQDPVSLMRNIEGVTTFLRQEVIKNNGDPDRETLNLIRTREGAPYYVDSRGNYWRMYLFIEGATCYNLVEKPEDFYQSGKAFGHFQRLLAHYPARELAETIPGFHDTPGRFRAFRKAVEEDICGRVSEVQNEIQFVMDREQDMGLAMDMLAKGELPLRVTHNDTKLNNIMIDDKTGQAICIIDLDTVMPGLSIFDFGDSIRFGANTAEEDETDLTKVSLSVPLFEIYTRGFLEGCAGSLTEAEVKMLPQGARLMTLECGIRFLTDYLSGDTYFKIAREKHNLDRCRTQFGLVEDMEKKWGEMERIVEAVCKG from the coding sequence ATGAGCGGAGAAATGGATAAACATATACTAAAGGAGGCGGCTGCAGCGTTTGCCACGGATGGGGAAGCAGTCAGCTGCCAGCGCTACGGCAGCGGCCACATCAATGATACCTTCCGTCTCATATGTGAGAAACATCCTTATATTCTTCAGAGGATGAATACGGATATCTTTCAGGATCCGGTATCTCTTATGCGGAATATTGAGGGGGTCACCACCTTCCTGAGGCAGGAGGTCATTAAAAATAACGGAGACCCGGACCGGGAGACCCTGAATCTTATCAGGACCAGGGAGGGAGCCCCTTACTATGTGGACAGCCGGGGAAATTACTGGAGGATGTACCTGTTCATTGAGGGAGCCACCTGCTATAACCTGGTGGAGAAGCCGGAGGACTTTTACCAGAGCGGGAAGGCCTTCGGGCATTTCCAGAGACTGTTAGCCCACTATCCGGCCAGAGAGCTGGCAGAGACCATCCCTGGTTTTCATGACACTCCGGGACGCTTCCGGGCTTTCAGGAAGGCAGTGGAGGAGGATATCTGCGGCCGGGTGTCAGAGGTTCAGAACGAGATTCAGTTTGTCATGGACAGGGAGCAGGATATGGGCCTGGCCATGGATATGCTGGCCAAGGGGGAGCTTCCCCTGAGAGTGACACATAATGATACCAAATTAAATAACATTATGATTGATGACAAGACCGGCCAGGCCATCTGCATCATTGACCTGGATACGGTAATGCCGGGTCTTTCCATCTTTGATTTCGGAGATTCCATCCGCTTTGGCGCCAATACCGCAGAGGAGGATGAAACGGATTTAACCAAAGTATCCCTGTCCGTTCCTCTCTTTGAAATCTATACCAGAGGATTTCTGGAGGGATGCGCGGGAAGCCTTACCGAAGCAGAGGTTAAGATGCTTCCTCAGGGAGCCAGGCTCATGACCCTGGAATGCGGAATCCGGTTCCTAACGGACTATTTGTCCGGCGACACTTATTTTAAGATTGCCAGGGAGAAGCATAATCTGGATCGCTGCCGTACCCAGTTCGGGCTGGTGGAAGATATGGAAAAGAAATGGGGAGAGATGGAACGTATAGTGGAGGCTGTCTGTAAGGGCTGA
- a CDS encoding carbohydrate ABC transporter permease yields the protein MKKNKGMLIVFMTPAVVMFVLVFLYPIIRTILMSFFKIEGITDPMSKWTFSGIDNYVKLANTTLFRISMWNLARIWFIGGIIVMSLALLFAVIITSGIRFKSFFRAMIYLPNIVSAVALATMWLQYVYSPKYGLIKNFFQALGLDSLAKIQWLDNDHKFMALLLAYCFGMVGYHMLIFASGIERISDDYFEAATLDGANKFNQFRYITLPLLKGVFRTNVTMWSVTSVGFFVWSQLFSTVTADTQTITPMVYLYMQIFGAGNSVTERNSGVGAAVGVMLSVCVVIVFWLCNHLLQDKDLEF from the coding sequence GTGAAAAAAAATAAGGGAATGTTAATTGTGTTCATGACACCGGCGGTGGTGATGTTCGTCCTGGTATTCCTTTATCCCATTATCAGGACTATCCTTATGAGCTTTTTCAAGATTGAGGGAATCACGGACCCCATGTCAAAATGGACCTTCAGCGGTATTGATAACTATGTGAAGCTGGCAAATACCACCTTGTTCCGCATCTCCATGTGGAACCTGGCCCGGATATGGTTTATCGGCGGTATCATCGTCATGTCCCTGGCGCTGCTGTTTGCCGTTATCATTACCAGCGGCATCCGCTTCAAGAGCTTTTTCAGGGCAATGATTTATCTGCCGAATATTGTCAGCGCAGTGGCCCTGGCGACCATGTGGCTACAGTATGTCTACAGCCCCAAGTACGGACTGATTAAAAATTTCTTCCAGGCTTTGGGCCTGGATTCCCTGGCAAAGATACAGTGGCTGGATAATGACCACAAGTTCATGGCTCTGCTCCTGGCCTACTGTTTCGGCATGGTGGGTTATCACATGCTGATATTTGCCAGCGGCATTGAGCGCATCAGCGACGATTATTTTGAGGCGGCCACTCTGGACGGGGCCAATAAGTTCAACCAGTTCCGCTATATTACATTACCACTGCTAAAGGGAGTGTTCAGAACCAATGTCACCATGTGGAGCGTTACCAGTGTGGGATTTTTCGTATGGTCCCAGCTGTTCTCCACGGTAACGGCTGATACCCAGACCATTACCCCCATGGTTTATCTGTACATGCAGATATTTGGGGCAGGCAACAGCGTCACGGAGCGCAATTCCGGGGTTGGAGCAGCTGTCGGCGTGATGCTGAGCGTATGTGTGGTTATTGTGTTCTGGCTCTGCAACCATCTGCTTCAGGATAAAGACCTGGAATTCTAG
- the pstB gene encoding phosphate ABC transporter ATP-binding protein PstB: protein MESKTKISTRNLNLYYGENHALKNINLDLYEHKITAFIGPSGCGKSTYLKTLNRMNDLVPGIKIDGTVLLDDEDIYDSQVDTTLLRKKIGMVFQQPNPFPMSIYDNIAYGPRIHGIKNKAQLDEIVENSLKGAALWDEVSDRLKKSALGLSGGQQQRLCIARALAVEPEVLLMDEPTSALDPISTLKIEDLMDDLKSKYTVAIVTHNMQQATRIADHTAFFLVGEVVEYATTDELFTMPKDKRTEDYITGRFG, encoded by the coding sequence GTGGAAAGCAAAACAAAGATTTCAACCCGGAACCTGAACCTGTACTACGGGGAGAATCATGCCCTTAAAAATATAAACCTTGATTTGTATGAACATAAGATTACTGCCTTCATAGGGCCGTCAGGCTGCGGCAAGTCCACTTACCTGAAGACACTGAACCGCATGAATGACCTGGTGCCGGGCATTAAGATAGATGGAACCGTTCTCCTGGATGATGAGGATATTTACGATTCCCAGGTGGATACCACCCTGCTGAGAAAGAAAATAGGCATGGTATTCCAGCAGCCCAACCCCTTTCCCATGAGTATCTATGACAACATTGCCTATGGGCCGAGAATCCATGGCATTAAGAATAAGGCCCAGCTGGATGAGATTGTGGAGAACAGCCTTAAGGGAGCGGCTCTGTGGGATGAGGTCTCTGACCGGCTGAAGAAATCAGCCCTGGGACTGTCCGGCGGACAGCAGCAGCGCCTTTGTATCGCCAGGGCCCTGGCCGTGGAGCCGGAAGTCCTTCTCATGGATGAACCCACGTCTGCCCTGGACCCCATATCCACTCTGAAGATTGAGGATCTGATGGATGATCTAAAGAGTAAATATACAGTGGCCATTGTGACCCATAACATGCAGCAGGCCACGCGTATAGCGGACCACACTGCATTTTTCCTGGTGGGAGAGGTAGTGGAGTATGCGACTACGGACGAACTTTTCACCATGCCGAAGGATAAGAGGACAGAAGACTATATAACAGGCCGTTTCGGATGA
- a CDS encoding sugar phosphate nucleotidyltransferase: protein MSQKPVLVIMAAGMGSRYGGLKQIDPVDPYGNIIIDFSIFDAREAGFEKVIFIIKKAIEEDFKIHIGNRISKYMDVAYVYQELDKIPDGYQVPEGRVKPWGTGHAVLCCSALIDGPFAVINADDYYGKEAFHMIYDQLSSVEDTDRYQYTMVGYRLYNTLTENGYVARGVCRTDAKSRLVDIHERTRIEKHGSQAEYTEDDGATWTELPESTIVSMNMWGFTKSILGELENRFGAFLDKNLPVNPMKCEYFLPFVVDELLKADLAEVTVLKSVDRWYGVTYKEDKETVVKAIKDLKDKRLYPEKLWEELVK from the coding sequence ATGTCTCAGAAACCAGTATTAGTAATCATGGCGGCAGGTATGGGAAGCCGTTACGGCGGATTAAAGCAGATTGACCCTGTGGACCCTTATGGGAATATCATCATTGATTTTTCCATATTTGATGCCAGGGAAGCGGGATTTGAAAAGGTCATATTCATTATCAAGAAGGCCATTGAGGAAGATTTTAAGATTCACATTGGAAACCGAATCAGTAAATATATGGATGTGGCCTATGTTTACCAGGAGCTGGATAAGATTCCGGATGGATACCAGGTGCCTGAGGGCCGGGTAAAGCCGTGGGGCACAGGCCATGCAGTGCTTTGCTGCAGTGCCTTGATTGACGGGCCTTTTGCGGTAATCAATGCGGATGATTATTATGGAAAAGAAGCCTTTCACATGATATATGACCAGCTGTCCTCTGTGGAGGACACGGACCGATACCAGTATACCATGGTGGGCTACAGGCTGTACAATACCCTGACAGAGAATGGGTATGTGGCAAGGGGCGTATGCCGGACAGATGCAAAAAGCCGACTGGTGGATATACATGAGCGGACCAGGATTGAAAAGCATGGGAGCCAGGCGGAATATACAGAGGATGACGGAGCTACCTGGACAGAACTTCCGGAGTCCACCATTGTTTCCATGAATATGTGGGGATTTACAAAGAGTATTCTGGGCGAGCTGGAGAACCGGTTCGGGGCTTTCCTGGATAAAAACCTTCCTGTAAATCCTATGAAGTGCGAATATTTCCTGCCCTTTGTGGTGGATGAACTTCTGAAGGCAGACCTGGCCGAGGTGACTGTGCTAAAGAGCGTGGACCGCTGGTATGGAGTTACCTATAAGGAAGATAAGGAGACAGTGGTAAAGGCCATTAAGGACCTTAAGGATAAGCGCCTGTACCCGGAGAAACTTTGGGAGGAACTGGTAAAATGA
- the pstA gene encoding phosphate ABC transporter permease PstA gives MTNDIAVRVHKDSVVQDSIYGRRVRGLDVFLTVIIYTCAGFSILLLAGIMGYVFVRGIPHVTWAFLSTASSATKGTFGILGNIINTLYIVIITLLIATPLGIGSAVYLNEYAKPGKVVRLIEFTTETLSGIPSIIFGLFGMVFFGNALGLGYSILTGALTLTIMILPLITRTTQEALKTVPDSYRHGALGIGATKWYMIRTILLPSAMPGILTGIILAIGRIVGESAALLFTAGSGYYLPKNLFSKIFESGGTLTIQLYLFMQKAKYNEAFGVAVVLLVIVLGINGLAKYMSHRFNVEAGA, from the coding sequence ATGACAAATGATATTGCGGTCCGGGTTCATAAGGACTCCGTTGTGCAGGACAGTATATACGGCAGGCGCGTGCGCGGCCTGGATGTGTTTCTTACGGTCATCATATATACCTGCGCGGGTTTCTCCATCCTTCTTCTGGCAGGCATCATGGGGTATGTGTTCGTGCGTGGAATCCCGCATGTGACGTGGGCATTTTTGAGTACTGCCTCCAGCGCCACAAAGGGAACCTTTGGAATCCTGGGAAATATTATAAACACACTGTACATTGTAATCATTACCCTGCTCATCGCCACGCCCCTGGGCATTGGATCCGCCGTATACCTGAACGAATACGCAAAGCCGGGAAAAGTGGTGCGGCTGATTGAGTTTACCACAGAAACCCTGTCCGGTATTCCGTCCATTATATTCGGCTTGTTTGGAATGGTGTTTTTTGGAAATGCTTTGGGACTGGGATATTCTATCCTTACAGGAGCCCTGACCCTGACCATTATGATTCTGCCCCTTATAACCAGGACCACCCAGGAGGCGCTTAAGACTGTGCCGGACAGCTACCGCCATGGCGCCCTTGGAATCGGAGCTACAAAGTGGTACATGATACGGACTATCCTGCTTCCAAGCGCCATGCCGGGAATTCTCACAGGCATAATCCTGGCTATCGGAAGAATTGTGGGAGAGTCGGCAGCCCTGCTGTTTACGGCGGGAAGCGGTTATTACCTTCCAAAGAATCTGTTTTCCAAAATATTTGAATCAGGAGGAACCCTCACCATACAGCTCTATCTGTTTATGCAGAAAGCAAAATATAATGAGGCCTTTGGTGTGGCCGTGGTCCTTCTGGTGATTGTGCTGGGAATCAACGGTCTGGCAAAATACATGTCCCACCGGTTCAATGTGGAAGCCGGGGCATAG
- a CDS encoding phosphate ABC transporter substrate-binding protein, whose amino-acid sequence MRMNGKKLTVLLGTAVLAMGILAGCGSSAPETTAAGTAAPATEAGTDAGSSAASGDTKDTEAAKAENAPSADLSGTISMVGSTSMEKFANALSESFMEKHPGVTVTAEFVGSGAGVEAVSNGTADIGNSSRNLKDEEKADGVAENIVAIDGIAVVVDAANTVEDLTKQQLSDIYEGKITNWKDAGGNDAPIVVVGRESGSGTRSAFEELLELEDVCKYSNELDSTGAVMAKVASTPGAIGYVSLDVLDDTVKAVKLEGAEPTEENIKAGSYFLSRPFVMATKGEISEQNDLVKALFDYIYSEEGAEIVKSVGLIAVDK is encoded by the coding sequence ATGAGAATGAATGGAAAGAAATTAACGGTACTGTTAGGCACAGCGGTTCTGGCCATGGGTATCCTGGCGGGCTGCGGCAGCAGCGCCCCGGAGACAACCGCAGCAGGGACAGCCGCCCCGGCGACCGAGGCAGGGACAGATGCAGGGTCTTCTGCTGCGTCAGGAGACACAAAAGACACAGAAGCAGCAAAGGCAGAGAATGCCCCGTCCGCTGATTTGAGCGGCACCATCAGTATGGTGGGATCCACTTCCATGGAGAAGTTTGCCAATGCGCTCAGCGAGTCCTTTATGGAGAAGCACCCAGGTGTGACGGTGACCGCTGAATTCGTTGGATCCGGCGCAGGAGTGGAGGCTGTCAGCAACGGGACAGCTGATATCGGCAATTCTTCCAGGAATTTAAAGGATGAGGAGAAGGCTGACGGCGTGGCGGAAAACATTGTTGCCATTGACGGAATCGCAGTGGTGGTTGATGCCGCCAATACGGTGGAGGACCTGACCAAACAGCAGCTGTCCGATATTTATGAAGGAAAAATCACCAACTGGAAGGATGCAGGCGGAAATGACGCTCCCATCGTAGTGGTTGGACGTGAATCCGGTTCCGGTACCAGAAGCGCCTTCGAGGAGCTGTTAGAGCTGGAGGACGTGTGCAAATACAGCAATGAGCTGGACAGCACCGGCGCAGTGATGGCAAAGGTGGCCTCCACACCAGGCGCCATTGGCTATGTTTCACTGGATGTACTGGACGACACAGTAAAGGCTGTGAAGCTGGAAGGCGCTGAGCCTACAGAGGAAAACATCAAGGCAGGCTCCTACTTCTTAAGCCGTCCGTTTGTAATGGCTACCAAGGGAGAAATAAGCGAGCAGAATGACCTTGTAAAAGCCCTCTTCGATTATATCTACTCAGAAGAAGGCGCAGAGATAGTGAAGTCCGTGGGACTGATTGCAGTTGACAAATAA
- the phoU gene encoding phosphate signaling complex protein PhoU, translating to MSVRVTYEHELEVLKQDLKEMAHMVESAIEQTFMAFEDQDYTMAEDVIKGDRTVNDMERAIESRCLSLILRQQPVASDLRQVSTALKVVTDLERIGDHASDIAELILRIKSEHAYHIVKHLPVMAASANAMVHDAIEAFINQDLDSAMEIIERDDEVDTLFNQVKDDVIHLLKSSPDQADQGIDLLMVAKYLERIGDHAVNVCEWTQFSKTGALKNVRIM from the coding sequence TTGAGCGTTAGGGTTACGTACGAACATGAGTTAGAAGTATTAAAACAGGATTTAAAAGAAATGGCCCATATGGTGGAGAGCGCTATTGAGCAGACCTTCATGGCATTTGAGGACCAGGATTATACGATGGCTGAGGATGTGATTAAGGGCGACAGGACCGTCAATGATATGGAGCGGGCCATCGAGTCCAGATGCCTGTCCCTGATACTGCGCCAGCAGCCGGTTGCCAGCGACCTGCGCCAGGTATCCACTGCCCTCAAGGTGGTGACGGATTTGGAGCGCATAGGGGACCATGCCTCGGATATCGCTGAGCTGATTCTGAGGATAAAAAGCGAGCACGCATACCACATTGTTAAGCATCTTCCGGTTATGGCGGCTTCCGCCAACGCAATGGTCCATGACGCCATAGAAGCATTCATCAACCAGGATTTAGATTCTGCCATGGAAATCATTGAACGGGATGACGAGGTGGATACACTGTTCAATCAGGTGAAGGACGACGTGATTCATCTGCTTAAATCCTCCCCGGACCAGGCGGACCAGGGGATTGACCTGCTGATGGTGGCCAAGTATCTGGAACGGATAGGAGACCATGCGGTAAACGTGTGTGAGTGGACCCAGTTTTCCAAGACCGGGGCGCTTAAGAATGTGAGAATTATGTAG
- a CDS encoding carbohydrate ABC transporter permease — protein sequence MSGLFQKKEKLHREPVRWKKELKLAPGYLILTLWILFTLALLGWVLLASFSTTKEIFSNKLLDSGFHIENYVKAWVNSNVSTIFFNSLFYAAVSCTLLILICAPAAYALSRFDFVCNKLIQSSLVASMGVPVVMIVLPLFAVVAGLNILNNVSANRATLIFLYIGINVPYTTIFLTTFFANLSRAFEEAAAIDGCPPVKTFWLIMLPMAQPGIVTVTIFNFINIWNEYFISLIFGNSDKVRPVAVGLYSMINSMKYTGDWAGMFSAVVIVFLPTFILYIFLSEKIIAGVTGGGVKG from the coding sequence ATGTCGGGATTATTTCAGAAAAAAGAGAAACTGCACAGGGAACCGGTGCGCTGGAAGAAGGAACTAAAGCTTGCCCCCGGATACCTGATTCTTACCCTGTGGATTCTGTTTACCCTGGCCCTGCTGGGCTGGGTCCTGCTGGCCAGCTTTTCCACCACCAAGGAGATATTCAGCAATAAGCTGCTGGATAGCGGATTCCATATAGAAAATTATGTGAAGGCATGGGTCAATTCCAATGTCTCCACCATTTTCTTCAATTCCTTATTTTACGCGGCGGTATCCTGTACCCTGCTGATACTGATTTGTGCGCCTGCGGCCTATGCGCTGTCACGTTTTGACTTTGTGTGCAATAAACTAATACAGTCATCTCTTGTGGCGTCCATGGGTGTTCCGGTAGTCATGATTGTGCTTCCGCTGTTTGCCGTGGTGGCAGGTCTCAATATCCTTAATAATGTTTCGGCCAACCGGGCCACTCTGATATTCCTGTATATCGGAATCAATGTGCCCTACACCACCATTTTCCTGACCACCTTTTTTGCCAATCTGTCCAGGGCGTTTGAGGAAGCAGCTGCCATTGACGGCTGCCCCCCTGTTAAGACCTTCTGGCTGATTATGCTTCCCATGGCCCAGCCGGGAATCGTGACCGTAACCATATTCAACTTCATCAATATATGGAACGAGTATTTCATCTCCCTGATATTCGGAAATTCCGACAAGGTACGTCCGGTGGCAGTGGGGCTGTATTCCATGATAAACTCCATGAAATATACAGGTGACTGGGCCGGTATGTTCTCTGCTGTTGTCATTGTATTCCTGCCCACCTTTATCCTGTATATCTTCCTGTCAGAGAAGATTATAGCAGGCGTAACCGGAGGCGGCGTGAAGGGATAG
- a CDS encoding IS1182-like element ISClbo1 family transposase, with amino-acid sequence MLMMTQNADKKREQIQLFCMDDMVPQDHLLRIIDKAIDWSFIYELVEDKYSQDNGRPSMDPVMLIKIPFIQYLYGIKSMRQTVKEIEVNVAYRWFLGLDMLDKVPHFSTFGKNYTRRFKDTDLFEQIFAHILSECYKFKLVDPNEVFVDATHVKARANNKKMQKRIAHDEALFFEDLLKQEINEDREAHGKRPLKEKEDDNNTPSGGAGGKEEKTVKASTSDPESGWFRKGEHKHVFAYAVQTACDKNGWILSYSVHPGNNHDSRTFKSLYDKIKGIGIETLIADAGYKTPGIAKLLIDQGVKPLLPYKRPLTKEGFFKKYEYVYDEYYDCYICPNNQVLTYRTTNREGYREYKSCGSACASCAYLAKCTQSKDHVKTVMRHIWEPYMEMCEEIRQTLGMKELYSQRKETIERIFGSAKENHGFRYTQMFGKARMEMKVGLTFACMNLKKLARMKAKWGAAHFTNFILNAIWLIKENWLWDTKPKTSLSTV; translated from the coding sequence ATGCTTATGATGACACAGAATGCGGATAAAAAAAGAGAACAGATTCAGTTGTTTTGCATGGATGACATGGTTCCACAGGACCATCTGCTGCGGATCATCGACAAAGCAATCGACTGGTCCTTCATTTATGAACTGGTAGAAGATAAATACAGTCAGGACAACGGACGCCCCAGTATGGACCCCGTCATGCTGATCAAGATTCCTTTCATCCAATATCTTTATGGCATTAAAAGCATGCGCCAGACGGTAAAAGAGATTGAGGTAAATGTCGCCTATCGCTGGTTCCTCGGGTTGGATATGCTGGATAAAGTGCCACATTTTTCAACCTTTGGAAAGAACTATACGAGACGCTTTAAAGACACCGACCTGTTTGAACAGATATTCGCGCATATCCTTTCTGAATGCTACAAATTTAAGCTGGTAGACCCTAATGAAGTTTTTGTGGATGCCACCCATGTAAAAGCCAGAGCAAACAATAAAAAGATGCAGAAGCGTATTGCTCATGATGAGGCATTATTTTTTGAAGATCTGCTGAAACAGGAAATCAATGAAGACCGTGAAGCACACGGGAAACGTCCGCTGAAAGAAAAAGAGGATGACAACAATACACCATCCGGTGGAGCCGGCGGCAAAGAAGAAAAGACAGTGAAAGCAAGCACTTCTGATCCGGAAAGCGGATGGTTTCGCAAAGGAGAACATAAACATGTATTTGCTTATGCAGTACAGACCGCATGTGATAAGAATGGATGGATTCTCAGCTATAGCGTTCATCCCGGGAACAATCATGACAGCAGAACCTTCAAGTCTTTATATGACAAGATAAAAGGGATCGGAATAGAGACCCTGATAGCCGATGCAGGATATAAAACTCCCGGTATAGCAAAACTTTTGATCGATCAAGGAGTCAAACCGCTCCTACCATACAAACGCCCCCTGACAAAAGAGGGTTTCTTCAAGAAATACGAGTACGTTTATGATGAGTATTACGACTGCTATATCTGTCCCAACAATCAGGTGCTGACCTATCGAACAACCAACCGTGAGGGATATCGCGAGTACAAAAGCTGTGGAAGTGCCTGTGCAAGCTGTGCCTATCTTGCAAAATGTACCCAAAGCAAAGATCATGTAAAGACGGTTATGCGCCACATATGGGAACCTTACATGGAGATGTGTGAGGAGATCCGCCAAACCCTGGGTATGAAAGAATTATATTCACAAAGGAAAGAAACCATAGAACGAATCTTTGGAAGTGCAAAGGAGAATCATGGTTTTCGATATACACAGATGTTTGGAAAAGCCCGAATGGAAATGAAAGTCGGGCTTACATTTGCCTGCATGAATCTGAAAAAGCTGGCCAGGATGAAAGCGAAATGGGGAGCAGCCCATTTCACAAACTTTATTTTGAACGCAATTTGGTTAATAAAAGAAAACTGGCTTTGGGATACAAAGCCCAAAACCAGTTTGTCTACAGTCTGA